Proteins co-encoded in one Arachis hypogaea cultivar Tifrunner chromosome 13, arahy.Tifrunner.gnm2.J5K5, whole genome shotgun sequence genomic window:
- the LOC112792624 gene encoding uncharacterized protein isoform X1 codes for MMDTEDQRKTHTPGHESHGVHLCHKCGWPFPNPHPSAKHRRAHKKICGTIEGYKLCSSEEQSRSNGSDDGHGSDDDKKSPGPEVLNIGNKEKDDSGIGDKVNRSEDEVFSDAVADFSDSQGVKESLQEGSLDSSTSVERDGKDDPKFSGSSKDSDFNDAVESQLTFESKDGCQNQHTKILQGERVEEENLPELQDQLSGSTATPLADSIADLRAEESAVVHSKDIFGLSTESHPSKPEAVPDLLPENTVNAGENVTDCNMRSAVLDTISEGKDEVNLIVSDSTSFGLSSESRPEKAEAMPDVLPKNDVQAGENVTDFSLTSAALDTNSKGKDKMRSDQDEVEIIAPSDAVVGETCEGGSKMAVKDAMNVGSSTVSDPHKAEVMPDVLPENKIYADENVRDCVFTSELGSSLKGKNEIKTDVEEVEIIVPSNTGVGENEDNSAISVRDADAVNLDPQVAGGAVNLKEKDSAEFPSVLGQDDSPLGSNSVVITNASIRDVQLESAHVQFSNSSDAQTLLEKEEETTNSNILPTSVDRTEVSPSQGEYEDLERVSRDLSGLDLSDQNNEVTEENSFTFNPSQLTGKNYASPDVHVIDSLGIMNKELVKSEPVAEDMHIEEHTEVSPDKLTVEGSQMSEEIDLSLNERNESNMVHFSVEQGPVDVENSQQISLESISVPSLNESLGNKSFGAETSETSVISIDNTSHHEETKIIGVAVNGMDEGANLEDDLNQTDMLLEVNQSSDLSKNGHAGEIDKTTRDLCGEPASNQEKRPVISDYVIDEPTGKSMVIECKDIDPKSETQEDVREHEECNKSVGTSSESHPAQDEGLLLKATEDVGKHSSLPTINSEPAAQNDSSVKHDQGGQPGKEISGVSATPVQDQSGNDMVKHISSGIDASVYSSSRCDSLEANWGSVSVLSMQSDAHAIIDTETSPSTEVGKSNLINSKATSEKQPSGKSEMFEAPSFMTLVEPRDATSHKAPASEDQKGKNSSSTLQAGWFTSQTQVMNESQARNKNEEIIAKVTNWSTPKEHTPLKSLLGEAAHSHSPSSPKLEENLASRKNGKLPQNNGSGLTTVNSILGPESPSAQALINDAAKEWNSPARYPAEMKREKRKAKSRPYWIQLVCCSSVDLQRRQKTAI; via the exons ATGATGGATACTGAAGATCAAAGAAAAACTCACACTCCAG GGCATGAGAGTCATGGAGTTCATCTCTGTCACAAATGTGGATGGCCTTTCCCGAATCCACATCCAAGTGCCAAGCACAGGCGTGCTCACAAGAAGATCTGTGGAACCATTGAAGGTTACAAGCTGTGTTCCTCCGAGGAACAATCTCGCTCAAACGGCTCAGATGATGGACATGGTtctgatgatgataaaaaatccCCAG GTCCAGAGGTCTTGAATATAGGCAACAAGGAGAAGGATGATAGTGGAATTGGAGATAAAGTAAATAGATCAGAAGATGAGGTGTTTTCAGATGCAGTTGCAGACTTTTCAGATAGTCAAGGAGTTAAGGAATCTTTGCAGGAAGGTAGTTTGGACTCAAGTACCAGTGTGGAACGGGACGGCAAAgatgatccaaaattttcagggTCTTCCAAGGACAGTGATTTTAATG ATGCGGTTGAGAGTCAGTTGACTTTTGAGTCAAAGGATGGCTGTCAAAATCAGCACACTAAAATTTTGCAAGGTGAAAGGGTTGAAGAGGAAAACTTACCAGAATTGCAAGATCAATTGTCAGGATCCACTGCGACACCATTAGCTGATTCCATTGCAGATTTACGAGCCGAAGAATCAGCTGTTGTCCATAGTAAGGATATCTTTGGCTTGTCAACTGAATCACATCCCAGCAAACCTGAAGCTGTGCCGGATTTGTTGCCTGAAAATACAGTCAATGCCGGTGAAAATGTGACAGATTGCAATATGAGATCTGCTGTATTGGATACCATTTCGGAAGGAAAGGATGAGGTTAACCTCATAGTCAGTGATTCTACTTCCTTTGGTTTGTCATCCGAATCACGTCCTGAAAAAGCTGAAGCCATGCCAGATGTATTGCCTAAAAATGATGTCCAAGCTGGTGAAAATGTGACAGATTTCAGTCTGACATCTGCTGCATTGGATACTAATTCGAAAGGGAAGGACAAGATGAGGTCTGATCAGGATGAAGTTGAAATTATAGCCCCTTCTGATGCTGTTGTGGGTGAAACATGTGAAGGAGGGTCTAAAATGGCAGTTAAGGATGCAATGAATGTTGGCTCGTCAACTGTATCAGATCCCCACAAAGCTGAAGTGATGCCAGATGTATTGCCTGAAAATAAGATATATGCTGATGAAAATGTGAGAGATTGCGTTTTTACATCTGAATTGGGGTCTAGTTTGAAGGGAAAGAATGAGATCAAAACAGATGTTGAAGAAGTTGAAATTATAGTCCCTTCCAATACTGGTGTTGGTGAAAATGAAGACAACTCTGCAATATCAGTTAGAGATGCTGATGCAGTTAACTTGGATCCTCAAGTGGCTGGTGGAGCTGTTAATCTGAAGGAAAAAGACAGTGCCGAGTTCCCTTCTGTGCTTGGCCAAGATGATTCCCCACTTGGTTCAAATTCTGTTGTAATAACAAATGCTTCTATACGTGATGTACAGTTAGAGTCTGCTCATGTTCAGTTTTCTAATTCTAGTGATGCTCAGACTTTGctggaaaaggaagaagaaactaCTAATTCTAATATCCTTCCTACAAGTGTTGATAGAACTGAAGTATCACCATCACAAGGTGAGTATGAAGATCTTGAAAGGGTATCTCGAGATCTTTCAGGCCTAGATTTGTCTGACCAAAACAATGAAGTTACTGAGGAAAATAGTTTTACTTTTAACCCAAGCCAATTGACTGGGAAAAACTATGCCTCTCCAGATGTGCATGTTATTGATAGCTTGGGTATTATGAACAAGGAACTGGTCAAAAGTGAGCCTGTGGCTGAAGACATGCACATTGAGGAACACACTGAAGTTTCTCCAGACAAACTTACCGTTGAAGGTTCTCAAATGTCAGAAGAAATTGATTTGTCTTTGAATGAGAGGAATGAGAGCAATATGGTTCACTTTTCTGTAGAGCAAGGACCCGTTGATGTTGAAAATTCGCAGCAGATAAGCTTAGAAAGTATCTCAGTGCCCTCATTAAATGAAAGTCTGGGTAACAAATCCTTCGGTGCTGAGACCAGTGAAACTAGTGTAATCAGCATAGACAACACAAGTCATCATGAAGAAACTAAAATAATTGGTGTAGCTGTAAATGGAATGGATGAAGGAGCTAACTTGGAAGATGATCTCAACCAGACTGACATGTTATTGGAAGTCAACCAATCAAGTGACTTATCCAAGAATGGGCATGCTGGTGAAATTGATAAAACTACTCGTGATCTATGTGGGGAACCTGCTAGCAATCAGGAGAAAAGACCGGTTATTTCAGATTATGTAATCGATGAGCCCACAGGAAAGTCAATGGTCATAGAGTGCAAAGATATAGATCCTAAATCAGAAACCCAGGAAGATGTCAGAGAACATGAGGAATGCAATAAATCTGTTGGTACTTCTTCTGAATCACATCCAGCACAGGATGAAGGACTATTACTGAAGGCCACAGAAGATGTTGGGAAGCATTCATCACTGCCTACTATAAATTCTGAGCCAGCTGCTCAGAATGATTCTTCTGTTAAACATGATCAAGGTGGTCAGCCTGGCAAGGAAATTTCTGGGGTTTCTGCGACGCCTGTTCAAGATCAAAGTGGTAATGACATGGTTAAACATATTTCATCTGGAATCGATGCTTCAGTTTACTCCAGTAGCCGGTGTGACAGTTTGGAAGCCAATTGGGGATCTGTTTCAG TTCTCTCAATGCAATCTGATGCACATGCTATTATTGATACTGAAACTTCACCATCAACAGAAGTGGGGAAATCCAACTTGATCAATTCAAAAGCTACGTCTGAGAAACAGCCGTCTGGAAAATCAGAAATGTTTGAAGCACCATCTTTCATGACATTGGTAGAACCTAGGGATGCCACTAGCCATAAAGCACCTGCATCTGaagaccaaaaggggaagaaTTCGAGTTCCACTTTGCAGGCTGGTTGGTTTACCTCTCAAACTCAGGTCATGAATGAgtctcaagcaagaaacaagaatgAAGAGATAATAGCAAAGGTGACAAACTGGAGCACCCCTAAGGAGCACACCCCTCTGAAGAGCCTCTTAGGTGAGGCTGCTCACAGCCACAGCCCAAGTTCTCCAAAATTGGAAGAAAACTTGGCAAGCAGAAAGAATGGTAAACTTCCACAAAACAATGGTTCTGGATTGACAACTGTTAACTCCATTCTAGGTCCTGAATCGCCTTCAGCTCAAGCTCTGATAAACGACGCTGCAAAAGAATGGAACTCACCGGCAAGATATCCTGCGGAAATGAAGAGGGAAAAGAGGAAAGCCAAGAGCAGACCATATTGGATACAATTAGTATGTTGCTCATCAGTGGATCTTCAGAGAAGGCAAAAAACTGCCATATGA
- the LOC112792624 gene encoding uncharacterized protein isoform X2, translated as MMDTEDQRKTHTPGHESHGVHLCHKCGWPFPNPHPSAKHRRAHKKICGTIEGYKLCSSEEQSRSNGSDDGHGSDDDKKSPGPEVLNIGNKEKDDSGIGDKVNRSEDEVFSDAVADFSDSQGVKESLQEGSLDSSTSVERDGKDDPKFSGSSKDSDFNDAVESQLTFESKDGCQNQHTKILQGERVEEENLPELQDQLSGSTATPLADSIADLRAEESAVVHSKDIFGLSTESHPSKPEAVPDLLPENTVNAGENVTDCNMRSAVLDTISEGKDEVNLIVSDSTSFGLSSESRPEKAEAMPDVLPKNDVQAGENVTDFSLTSAALDTNSKGKDKMRSDQDEVEIIAPSDAVVGETCEGGSKMAVKDAMNVGSSTVSDPHKAEVMPDVLPENKIYADENVRDCVFTSELGSSLKGKNEIKTDVEEVEIIVPSNTGVGENEDNSAISVRDADAVNLDPQVAGGAVNLKEKDSAEFPSVLGQDDSPLGSNSVVITNASIRDVQLESAHVQFSNSSDAQTLLEKEEETTNSNILPTSVDRTEVSPSQGEYEDLERVSRDLSGLDLSDQNNEVTEENSFTFNPSQLTGKNYASPDVHVIDSLGIMNKELVKSEPVAEDMHIEEHTEVSPDKLTVEGSQMSEEIDLSLNERNESNMVHFSVEQGPVDVENSQQISLESISVPSLNESLGNKSFGAETSETSVISIDNTSHHEETKIIGVAVNGMDEGANLEDDLNQTDMLLEVNQSSDLSKNGHAGEIDKTTRDLCGEPASNQEKRPVISDYVIDEPTGKSMVIECKDIDPKSETQEDVREHEECNKSVGTSSESHPAQDEGLLLKATEDVGKHSSLPTINSEPAAQNDSSVKHDQGGQPGKEISGVSATPVQDQSGNDMVKHISSGIDASVYSSSRCDSLEANWGSVSEVGKSNLINSKATSEKQPSGKSEMFEAPSFMTLVEPRDATSHKAPASEDQKGKNSSSTLQAGWFTSQTQVMNESQARNKNEEIIAKVTNWSTPKEHTPLKSLLGEAAHSHSPSSPKLEENLASRKNGKLPQNNGSGLTTVNSILGPESPSAQALINDAAKEWNSPARYPAEMKREKRKAKSRPYWIQLVCCSSVDLQRRQKTAI; from the exons ATGATGGATACTGAAGATCAAAGAAAAACTCACACTCCAG GGCATGAGAGTCATGGAGTTCATCTCTGTCACAAATGTGGATGGCCTTTCCCGAATCCACATCCAAGTGCCAAGCACAGGCGTGCTCACAAGAAGATCTGTGGAACCATTGAAGGTTACAAGCTGTGTTCCTCCGAGGAACAATCTCGCTCAAACGGCTCAGATGATGGACATGGTtctgatgatgataaaaaatccCCAG GTCCAGAGGTCTTGAATATAGGCAACAAGGAGAAGGATGATAGTGGAATTGGAGATAAAGTAAATAGATCAGAAGATGAGGTGTTTTCAGATGCAGTTGCAGACTTTTCAGATAGTCAAGGAGTTAAGGAATCTTTGCAGGAAGGTAGTTTGGACTCAAGTACCAGTGTGGAACGGGACGGCAAAgatgatccaaaattttcagggTCTTCCAAGGACAGTGATTTTAATG ATGCGGTTGAGAGTCAGTTGACTTTTGAGTCAAAGGATGGCTGTCAAAATCAGCACACTAAAATTTTGCAAGGTGAAAGGGTTGAAGAGGAAAACTTACCAGAATTGCAAGATCAATTGTCAGGATCCACTGCGACACCATTAGCTGATTCCATTGCAGATTTACGAGCCGAAGAATCAGCTGTTGTCCATAGTAAGGATATCTTTGGCTTGTCAACTGAATCACATCCCAGCAAACCTGAAGCTGTGCCGGATTTGTTGCCTGAAAATACAGTCAATGCCGGTGAAAATGTGACAGATTGCAATATGAGATCTGCTGTATTGGATACCATTTCGGAAGGAAAGGATGAGGTTAACCTCATAGTCAGTGATTCTACTTCCTTTGGTTTGTCATCCGAATCACGTCCTGAAAAAGCTGAAGCCATGCCAGATGTATTGCCTAAAAATGATGTCCAAGCTGGTGAAAATGTGACAGATTTCAGTCTGACATCTGCTGCATTGGATACTAATTCGAAAGGGAAGGACAAGATGAGGTCTGATCAGGATGAAGTTGAAATTATAGCCCCTTCTGATGCTGTTGTGGGTGAAACATGTGAAGGAGGGTCTAAAATGGCAGTTAAGGATGCAATGAATGTTGGCTCGTCAACTGTATCAGATCCCCACAAAGCTGAAGTGATGCCAGATGTATTGCCTGAAAATAAGATATATGCTGATGAAAATGTGAGAGATTGCGTTTTTACATCTGAATTGGGGTCTAGTTTGAAGGGAAAGAATGAGATCAAAACAGATGTTGAAGAAGTTGAAATTATAGTCCCTTCCAATACTGGTGTTGGTGAAAATGAAGACAACTCTGCAATATCAGTTAGAGATGCTGATGCAGTTAACTTGGATCCTCAAGTGGCTGGTGGAGCTGTTAATCTGAAGGAAAAAGACAGTGCCGAGTTCCCTTCTGTGCTTGGCCAAGATGATTCCCCACTTGGTTCAAATTCTGTTGTAATAACAAATGCTTCTATACGTGATGTACAGTTAGAGTCTGCTCATGTTCAGTTTTCTAATTCTAGTGATGCTCAGACTTTGctggaaaaggaagaagaaactaCTAATTCTAATATCCTTCCTACAAGTGTTGATAGAACTGAAGTATCACCATCACAAGGTGAGTATGAAGATCTTGAAAGGGTATCTCGAGATCTTTCAGGCCTAGATTTGTCTGACCAAAACAATGAAGTTACTGAGGAAAATAGTTTTACTTTTAACCCAAGCCAATTGACTGGGAAAAACTATGCCTCTCCAGATGTGCATGTTATTGATAGCTTGGGTATTATGAACAAGGAACTGGTCAAAAGTGAGCCTGTGGCTGAAGACATGCACATTGAGGAACACACTGAAGTTTCTCCAGACAAACTTACCGTTGAAGGTTCTCAAATGTCAGAAGAAATTGATTTGTCTTTGAATGAGAGGAATGAGAGCAATATGGTTCACTTTTCTGTAGAGCAAGGACCCGTTGATGTTGAAAATTCGCAGCAGATAAGCTTAGAAAGTATCTCAGTGCCCTCATTAAATGAAAGTCTGGGTAACAAATCCTTCGGTGCTGAGACCAGTGAAACTAGTGTAATCAGCATAGACAACACAAGTCATCATGAAGAAACTAAAATAATTGGTGTAGCTGTAAATGGAATGGATGAAGGAGCTAACTTGGAAGATGATCTCAACCAGACTGACATGTTATTGGAAGTCAACCAATCAAGTGACTTATCCAAGAATGGGCATGCTGGTGAAATTGATAAAACTACTCGTGATCTATGTGGGGAACCTGCTAGCAATCAGGAGAAAAGACCGGTTATTTCAGATTATGTAATCGATGAGCCCACAGGAAAGTCAATGGTCATAGAGTGCAAAGATATAGATCCTAAATCAGAAACCCAGGAAGATGTCAGAGAACATGAGGAATGCAATAAATCTGTTGGTACTTCTTCTGAATCACATCCAGCACAGGATGAAGGACTATTACTGAAGGCCACAGAAGATGTTGGGAAGCATTCATCACTGCCTACTATAAATTCTGAGCCAGCTGCTCAGAATGATTCTTCTGTTAAACATGATCAAGGTGGTCAGCCTGGCAAGGAAATTTCTGGGGTTTCTGCGACGCCTGTTCAAGATCAAAGTGGTAATGACATGGTTAAACATATTTCATCTGGAATCGATGCTTCAGTTTACTCCAGTAGCCGGTGTGACAGTTTGGAAGCCAATTGGGGATCTGTTTCAG AAGTGGGGAAATCCAACTTGATCAATTCAAAAGCTACGTCTGAGAAACAGCCGTCTGGAAAATCAGAAATGTTTGAAGCACCATCTTTCATGACATTGGTAGAACCTAGGGATGCCACTAGCCATAAAGCACCTGCATCTGaagaccaaaaggggaagaaTTCGAGTTCCACTTTGCAGGCTGGTTGGTTTACCTCTCAAACTCAGGTCATGAATGAgtctcaagcaagaaacaagaatgAAGAGATAATAGCAAAGGTGACAAACTGGAGCACCCCTAAGGAGCACACCCCTCTGAAGAGCCTCTTAGGTGAGGCTGCTCACAGCCACAGCCCAAGTTCTCCAAAATTGGAAGAAAACTTGGCAAGCAGAAAGAATGGTAAACTTCCACAAAACAATGGTTCTGGATTGACAACTGTTAACTCCATTCTAGGTCCTGAATCGCCTTCAGCTCAAGCTCTGATAAACGACGCTGCAAAAGAATGGAACTCACCGGCAAGATATCCTGCGGAAATGAAGAGGGAAAAGAGGAAAGCCAAGAGCAGACCATATTGGATACAATTAGTATGTTGCTCATCAGTGGATCTTCAGAGAAGGCAAAAAACTGCCATATGA
- the LOC112792626 gene encoding protein TIC 22-like, chloroplastic, giving the protein MNLDKCFSNFQNVLSDIQTNLSALAHNNPHARPPFHNALSALHRAFQGPTLSPPWARVAQSIMPMPRQPMSWEAIEERLEGVPVYALSNASEEFLLVAGVSTGKNLGLFCFNEDDAQALLRQVSTVDPRMRDGSKVVPVALNKVFQLKVNGVAFRLIPEQSQVKNALRVREKSGFAANSFPGVPVFQSKSLILKSQDKRYRPLFFRKEDLEKSLHRASSDQNQLNPTLRQGDIQVATLEDVIKQMKENSTSKWEDVVFIPPGFDVSTDPRKQRTP; this is encoded by the exons ATGAACTTGGATAAGTGCTTCTCCAATTTCCAAAATGTACTCTCCGATATCCAAACAAACCTTTCTGCACTCGCCCATAACAACCCTCACGCGCGCCCTCCCTTTCACAACGCACTCTCCGCTCTCCACCGGGCCTTCCAGGGCCCAACATTGAGCCCACCGTGGGCCCGGGTCGCTCAGAGCATCATGCCGATGCCGAGGCAACCCATGTCATGGGAGGCAATCGAGGAGCGGCTTGAGGGCGTTCCCGTGTACGCGCTCAGCAACGCGTCGGAGGAGTTCTTGCTGGTTGCCGGAGTCTCCACCGGCAAGAATCTCGGCCTCTTCTGCTTCAACGAAGACGACGCCCAAGCTCTGCTCCGCCAGGTTTCAACCGTGGACCCTCGCATGCGTGACGGCTCCAAAGTTGTTCCCGTTGCGCTCAACAAG GTTTTTCAGCTGAAGGTGAATGGCGTGGCATTTAGATTGATACCTGAGCAATCTCAAGTAAAGAATGCCCTGCGA GTGAGGGAGAAATCTGGCTTTGCTGCCAATAGCTTTCCTGGTGTTCCTGTTTTCCAG TCTAAAAGTCTGATATTGAAGAGCCAGGATAAAAGATATCGTCCACTTTTCTTCAGAAAG GAGGACCTAGAAAAATCACTTCACAGGGCATCCAGTGATCAGAATCAATTAAACCCCACTTTAAGGCAAGGGGATATTCAG GTTGCCACTCTAGAAGATGTAATAAAGCAAATGAAG GAAAATTCAACATCGAAATGGGAAGATGTTGTTTTTATACCTCCTGGGTTTGATGTCTCAACTGATCCCAGAAAGCAGAGGACACCATGA
- the LOC112792625 gene encoding xyloglucan endotransglucosylase/hydrolase 2: MGSTCTNHNGFYVGIMVIGLVVVSTMVGSCEGNFNQEFDLTWGGNRAKIFGGGQLLSLSLDRVSGSGFQSKREYLFGRIDMQLKLVAGNSAGTVTAYYLSSQGPTHDEIDFEFLGNLSGDPYTLHTNIFTQGKGDREQQFHLWFDPTKNFHTYSVIWKPQHIIFLVDNIPIRVFKNAESMGVPFPKKQPMRIYSSLWNADDWATRGGLVKTDWAKAPFTAYYRNFRATQLSSASLRPNTRSSEWETSDIDAIGRRRLRWVQKYFMIYNYCNDFKRFPQGLPAECRSRF; encoded by the exons ATGGGTTCTACTTGTACTAATCATAATGGGTTCTATGTGGGTATTATGGTGATTGGGTTAGTGGTAGTCAGCACCATGGTGGGTTCATGTGAAGGTAACTTCAACCAAGAGTTTGATCTAACATGGGGTGGTAACCGTGCCAAGATATTTGGCGGTGGCCAGCTTCTATCTCTTTCCCTAGACAGAGTCTCTGGCTCTGGCTTTCAATCAAAGAGAGAGTATCTCTTTGGTAGAATTGATATGCAGCTCAAGCTTGTTGCTGGCAACTCTGCTGGCACTGTCACTGCTTACTAC TTATCATCACAAGGACCAACACACGATGAAATTGATTTCGAGTTCTTGGGAAACTTAAGCGGTGACCCTTACACACTGCACACAAACATCTTCACCCAAGGCAAAGGTGACAGAGAGCAACAGTTCCACCTTTGGTTTGATCCCACCAAGAACTTCCACACTTATTCTGTCATTTGGAAGCCCCAACATATCAT ATTCTTGGTTGATAACATCCCAATAAGGGTTTTCAAGAACGCAGAATCTATGGGGGTTCCTTTCCCAAAGAAACAACCAATGAGAATCTATTCGAGTCTGTGGAACGCAGATGATTGGGCCACGAGAGGTGGGCTTGTGAAGACTGATTGGGCCAAAGCACCGTTCACTGCATACTACAGAAACTTTAGGGCCACGCAGCTCTCATCAGCCTCTCTGAGGCCCAACACGCGCTCTTCAGAGTGGGAAACAAGTGACATTGACGCAATTGGAAGGAGAAGGCTGAGGTGGGTTCAGAAGTATTTCATGATCTATAATTACTGCAATGATTTCAAGCGATTCCCACAGGGCCTTCCTGCTGAATGTAGATCAAGgttctga
- the LOC112784095 gene encoding transcription factor TCP7-like, whose translation MHGGSKDMSNNNQRTESMENSSFEALEEYGSKPYDRTCFYRLQVVALKSKTRRNRGRWFLRCPLWKMKNSGCRYFQWTDETNEKSIGLEESSKNGTLDKGEMGLKALTDATFKFHLPHYQAPFNGEGLFSRVKVKRMKEEREHSNSWHPTELGPKSDGQIEWLLRQAEPSIIAATRTRTTPASFSSVSVSVRGASSLDHKPLLAPTPFILGKRIHTDDDASAKDDGVSVGSLVGPGAPAGLWALPARPDFGQIWSFAAAAPPLEMQQASLFVHHRHQQQQQAMGEASTARLRNYLPVHLNLLASKSGSSGKF comes from the exons ATGCATGGTGGAAGCAAAGACATGTCCAATAACAATCAAAGGACAGAGTCAATGGAAAATAGTAGCTTTGAAGCGCTCGAAGAATACGGGAGCAAACCCTATGACAGAACATGCTTCTACCGTCTTCAGGTGGTGGCGTTGAAGTCGAAGACGAGGAGAAATCGAGGGAGATGGTTTCTCAGGTGTCCTCTATGGAAG ATGAAGAACAGTGGGTGCCGTTATTTTCAGTGGACGGATGAAACCAACGAGAAATCTATTGGGCTGGAAGAATCATCTAAAAATGGAACACTA GATAAAGGAGAAATGGGACTGAAGGCCTTAACAGATGCCACGTTTAAATTCCATCTGCCACATTACCAAGCTCCGTTTAACGGAGAAGGGCTCTTTTCACG TGTGAAGGTGAAGCGgatgaaagaagaaagagagcattccaactCATGGCATCCGACGGAGCTCGGCCCCAAGTCCGACGGCCAGATCGAGTGGCTCCTCCGCCAAGCCGAGCCCTCAATCATCGCCGCTACCAGAACCAGAACCACTCCCGCCAGCTTCTCTTCCGTTTCCGTCTCCGTACGCGGCG CGTCTTCGCTCGACCACAAGCCCTTGCTGGCTCCCACTCCCTTCATACTCGGCAAGCGCATACACACCGACGACGACGCTTCCGCCAAGGACGACGGCGTCTCCGTGGGGTCCTTAGTGGGCCCTGGAGCTCCTGCGGGGCTCTGGGCCCTCCCGGCCAGGCCCGATTTTGGTCAAATTTGGAGTTTCGCAGCGGCTGCTCCTCCGCTGGAGATG CAACAAGCTTCTTTGTTTGTTCACCATCGGCATCAGCAGCAGCAACAAGCCATGGGAGAAGCTTCGACGGCGAGGCTAAGAAATTACCTTCCTGTACATCTAAATTTGCTGGCTTCTAAGTCGGGAAGCTCCGGAAAATTTTAG